The following are encoded in a window of Perca fluviatilis chromosome 21, GENO_Pfluv_1.0, whole genome shotgun sequence genomic DNA:
- the stambpl1 gene encoding LOW QUALITY PROTEIN: AMSH-like protease (The sequence of the model RefSeq protein was modified relative to this genomic sequence to represent the inferred CDS: deleted 1 base in 1 codon), with the protein MEQGFSLNTLKKLAADPDYTDVSLPAAERVRALAKMGCSVEISEDVAPRRYLRSGVEMERMAAVYHDEGSLENAYVLYTKFITLFVEKLPAHRDYQQCSVSEKQLIMKKLQEVAFPRKDELKKRLQEKYSREHSEYLRAQSEAAVAVAAVEGCGLQLQRLSLLGEEDRRRGLLLEQERQRVAALRRLQIQSQQFQYFEDQLRRQELANRRAGEAEPKVEIKVPEVTDGSCVSKQPIRERVRPQGADPNRNRQPAPVSQPAATLAGVHTPRVEGLRRVVIPRDLTYRFLLLADSNTARGIETCGVLCGRLAHDQLMLTHVVIPKQSAGPDFCDMENVEELFSFQDQQNLLTLGWIHTHPTQTAFLSSVDLHTHCSYQLMLPEAIAIVCAPKHNDTGVFRLTGPGMSEVSGCRLKGFHPHSKEPPLFSVCKHAVVKESKVILLDLR; encoded by the exons aagaaGCTGGCAGCAGATCCTGACTACACCGATGTGTCTCTGCCGGCGGCG GAGCGAGTGCGAGCGCTGGCGAAGATGGGCTGCAGCGTGGAGATCAGCGAGGACGTGGCGCCGAGACGCTACCTCCGCTCCGGCGTGGAGATGGAGCGCATGGCGGCAGTTTACCACGACGAGGGCAGTCTGGAGAACGCCTACGTGCTCTACACCAAGTTCATCAC TCTGTTTGTAGAGAAGTTGCCGGCTCACAGAGACTACCAGCAGTGCAGCGTCTCCGAGAAGCAGCTCATCATGAAG AAACTTCAGGAAGTGGCGTTTCCTCGAAAAGACGAGTTGAAGAAACGTCTTCAGGAGAAATACAGCAGGGAGCACAGCGAGTACCTCAGAGCCCAG AGCGAGGCGGCCGTGGCGGTGGCGGCGGTGGAGGGGTGTGGCCTGCAGCTGCAGCGGCTCTCCCTATTGGGCGAGGAGGACAGGAGGCGGGGCCTGCTGCTGGAGCAGGAGCGGCAGCGTGTCGCCGCTCTGAGACGTCTGCAGATCCAATCGCAGCAGTTTCAATACTTCGAGGACCAGCTGAGACGCCAAGAACTGGCCAATCGGAGAGCAGGGGAGGCGGAGCCAAAG GTGGAGATCAAAGTGCCTGAGGTGACGGACGGCTCCTGTGTGTCaaagcagccaatcagagagaggGTACGACCCCAGGGGGCGGATCCTAACAGGAACAGACAGCCAGCCCCCGTCAGCCAACCGGCCGCTACGCTGGCTGGAGTACACa ctcccAGGGTGGAGGGATTAAGGCGCGTGGTGATCCCCAGAGACCTGACCTACCGGTTCCTGCTGCTGGCCGACTCCAACACCGCCAGAGGGATAGAGACGTGTGGCGTCCTCTGTGGACGACTG GCCCACGACCAGCTCATGCTGACTCACGTGGTGATCCCCAAACAGTCGGCCGGACCGGACTTCTGCGACATGGAGAACGTGGAGGAACTGTTCAGCTTCCAGGACCAACAGAACCTGCTGACTCTCGGCTGGATACAC actCATCCCACTCAGACGGCGTTCCTCTCCAGTGTCGACCTCCACACTCACTGCTCCTATCAGCTGATGCTGCCAGAGGCCATCGCCATCGTCTGCGCCCCAAAACACAACGA CACCGGTGTGTTCAGGCTCACCGGTCCCGGGATGTCGGAGGTTTCCGGCTGCAGACTCAAAGGTTTCCATCCTCACTCCAAGGAGCCGCCTCTCTTCAGC gtgtgtAAGCATGCGGTGGTGAAGGAGTCAAAGGTCATCCTGCTGGACCTCAGGTGA